From the genome of bacterium:
CTTGCTGCAGCCGACCTCGCTTACGCTCGGCGGCTGAGCTCAATCGTTAGGCTACTGAATTATTGAGGATTATCATGAAAACAACTTTAGATCATCTTCCTTTCAGAAAACAGAGGGAATTGGAGACTATTACTAAGCTCATCTCTCATGCCACCAAGGTAGAGATGATTATTCTGTTTGGAAGCTATGCCAGGGGAGACTTTGTTGACTCTGACTTTCGCTATGATAGAGAAGAGGGGCACTTCACCAGCTATGAGTCTGACTTTGACATTATGGTGATTGTAAAAGATGAGAGAAAGCCTGAGGATTTTAAGATCTGGGGCAAGGTAGAGAATCAGATCAGCCGTAAAATCCCTACCCCTGTAAGCTTAATCATTGAGGATATTGAGCATGTCAATGAACAACTCTCTGTTGGCCGATACTTCTATGCTGACATCAAAAAAGAAGGCATCTTACTCTATGACTCAAAGAGATTTCAATTAGCCAGGGCAAGGAAGCTCACTCCTGGAATAAAGAAGAAGCTGGCAGAGGAGGATTTTGATCTTTGGTTTCCAAAGGCGAAGGATAAATTTGAATTTTATGAATTTGGCATTTCACGAGAAAAATGGAACGAAGCTGCTTTCATGCTTCACCAGACTGCCGAAGCCCTATACACGGGTACCTCCCTTGTCCTTACCTCCTACAAACCCAGAACCCATGATTTAGAGAAACTGACT
Proteins encoded in this window:
- a CDS encoding HEPN domain-containing protein yields the protein MKTTLDHLPFRKQRELETITKLISHATKVEMIILFGSYARGDFVDSDFRYDREEGHFTSYESDFDIMVIVKDERKPEDFKIWGKVENQISRKIPTPVSLIIEDIEHVNEQLSVGRYFYADIKKEGILLYDSKRFQLARARKLTPGIKKKLAEEDFDLWFPKAKDKFEFYEFGISREKWNEAAFMLHQTAEALYTGTSLVLTSYKPRTHDLEKLTKRMEKIDQDFCKIFPRKEGEEKRLFELLKKAYVDARYSKNYKITKQELEYLAERVKKLRRLSLKKCREKFKQFEQEIKKA